The genomic DNA TTTGTAGCCTTTCAAACGGTTTTGGCCATTGATCGGGTCAATCAATGCACCACTTACAAAGGCAATTTTTTTATTGCCGTTTTTAGCTAATTTAGTTACTGCATCTTTTGTCGCTGAAGTATAGTCGATGTTGACACTTCCTACTTGTTCGTCTGGATCGATCGAACCAGCTAAAACAACTGGAGTTTTTGAACGTGAGAATTCGCCACGGATTTCATCTGTGATATGATGCCCCATGAAAATCACACCGTCAACTTGTTTGGCTAAAAGATTGTTCAGTACGTTGACTTCTTTTTGGTCATTTCCGTCTGAATTTGCCAAAATGATATTATATTTGTACATCGTTGCCACATCATCGATCCCACGTGCTAATGAAGCAAAGAACATATTGCTGACATCTGGGATGATAACCCCAACCGTCGTTGTTTTTTTACTTGCAAGACCACGAGCTACAGCATTTGGGCGATAATCTAAGCGGTCAATGACTTCCAATACTTTTTTTCTTGTAGCTGGTTTTACATTTGGATTCCCATTGACAACACGTGAAACAGTAGCCATCGAAACATTTGCCTCTCTCGCTACGTCATAAATAGTGATAGTTTGTTTTTCCATCGTTGTTCTCCTATTCTGTTTTTATATCTTTTCTGAAAATACGATTTACATTTCTAAAACAGGATATCAAAGATTGACAGAAATTGCAACCGTTTTACTAGCGTTTTCATGAAAAAAATCACCTTTTTCACTTTTAGTCAATTGGTCTTTTTTTACAAGAGTGGTACAATGAATTATCGAAACATGCCATAAATGCGAAAGAAGGATGTCCAAATGAATCTTGAAAAAATCAATGAATTACGCCAATGGATGGCTCAAAAAGAAATCGACCTTGCTTATATCAGTGATCCAGGTCATATCGCCTATTTTGCTGGTTATGAAAGTGAACCCCACGAACGTGTACTAGCTCTATTTCTTCCACTTGATCAAGATCCTTTCTTGTTTACACCAGCGCTAGAAGTAGAAGATGCACAAAATAGTCCTTGGGCCTATGATGTCCGAGGTTATCTTGATAGTGAAGATCCTTGGCTATTGATCGGGCAAGAGATCCGCA from Enterococcus mundtii includes the following:
- the ccpA gene encoding catabolite control protein A, coding for MEKQTITIYDVAREANVSMATVSRVVNGNPNVKPATRKKVLEVIDRLDYRPNAVARGLASKKTTTVGVIIPDVSNMFFASLARGIDDVATMYKYNIILANSDGNDQKEVNVLNNLLAKQVDGVIFMGHHITDEIRGEFSRSKTPVVLAGSIDPDEQVGSVNIDYTSATKDAVTKLAKNGNKKIAFVSGALIDPINGQNRLKGYKEALKENGLTYSEGLIFESSYNFRDGLSLVERIHNSGATAVYVTDDELAIGILDGLIDRGVKVPEEFEIITSNNSLLTEVARPRLTSITQPLYDLGAVSMRLLTKMMNKEEVEEKTIILPYGIEEKGSTK